The DNA window ACTTCTCGGCGCCGGCGATGGAGGCCGCGGCGAAGCTGGCGGAGCGGATCGGCGTCACGGACTCGCGGTGGGTCACGTCGAACCTCTACGACGCGGCCGAGGCGCTCGGCGGGGAGCAGTTCGACGTCGTGTACACCGGCAAGGGCGCGCTGTGCTGGCTGCCGGACATCGAGCGGTGGGCCCGGGTCGCGGCGTCGATGGTGAAGCCGGGCGGGTTCCTGTACGTGTCGGAGTTCCATCCGTTCGGGAACACGCTGGACGACGAGGCCGGGCGGACGGTCGCGTACGACTACTTCGACCGGTCGCCGCAGGTGTGGGACGAGCCCGGGACGTACGCGGACTTCGAGGCGCGGACGCAGCAGAACGTGAGCGTGGAGTTCTACCACGGGATCGGGGAGATCGTCAGTGCCCTGATCGGCGCGGGGCTGCGGCTGGAGTTCCTGCACGAGTTCGACATGACGCTGTTCTCGCGGTTCCGGACGCTGGAGCGGCGGGACGAGGTCTACCGGCTGCCGGAGGGGCAGCCTCGGGTGCCGCTGATGTTCTCTTTGCGGGCTTCCAAGCCCGCGGCGGGTGAGACACCAAAGCTCTGATGTCCGAGCCGCTCACAGCTTCGCCATGAACCGTTCGGCGTTGACGATGACGCGGGTGATCTCGCCCTCGCCGACCAGGCGGCCGTCGGCGTCGTGCGCGGCCACGGTGAAGCGCAGGAGGCGGTCGTCGCGGTGCGCGAGATCAGCGCTGGCGGTGACGGTACCGCCGACCGGCGTGGGGTAGACGTGGTCGAAGCGGATGCGGGTGCCGACGGTGGTCTGGCCTTCGGCCAGGAGCCGCGCGGCGGCCACGACCGTCGCCTGCTCGGCGAGGGCGATGAGGCGCGGGGTGCCCAGCACGGGGAGGTCGCCGGAGCCCACGGCGCGGGCGGTGTCGGCTTCGGTGACGTGGAGGGTGGTTTGCGCTTGGAGCGGGGCGGCTTCGGCG is part of the Catenulispora sp. EB89 genome and encodes:
- a CDS encoding class I SAM-dependent methyltransferase, which produces MSAETTAPQPDPEKWLEYNRANWDERVPIHVDGRFYDLDSFAAGRETLEPFELAEVGDVRGKHLLHLQSHIGTETLGWARHGAAVTGLDFSAPAMEAAAKLAERIGVTDSRWVTSNLYDAAEALGGEQFDVVYTGKGALCWLPDIERWARVAASMVKPGGFLYVSEFHPFGNTLDDEAGRTVAYDYFDRSPQVWDEPGTYADFEARTQQNVSVEFYHGIGEIVSALIGAGLRLEFLHEFDMTLFSRFRTLERRDEVYRLPEGQPRVPLMFSLRASKPAAGETPKL
- a CDS encoding thioesterase family protein; this encodes MTEAHGAHDAHDAGGTPETPAAEAAPLQAQTTLHVTEADTARAVGSGDLPVLGTPRLIALAEQATVVAAARLLAEGQTTVGTRIRFDHVYPTPVGGTVTASADLAHRDDRLLRFTVAAHDADGRLVGEGEITRVIVNAERFMAKL